In one Silene latifolia isolate original U9 population chromosome 10, ASM4854445v1, whole genome shotgun sequence genomic region, the following are encoded:
- the LOC141606810 gene encoding putative receptor-like protein kinase At5g24010: protein MNFKVSNFLYPLLFSCYFSSFSVASFTPTDNYLINCGSNNETTIDNRVFIGDLTKPKYLSIDYSTKSSLITVFDANPPQNLPEIYKTARIFTGGSITYVFNIKGKMGIHLVRLHFYPFNSQNYNLSSAVFTVSVNGYLLFQGFTPKPDAMMLREFILTVNSEKLDIVFTPVGEKSFGFVNAIEVISAPDSLFVDVGVPFVSPNGVNLGFVNLSSEVLETVHRINVGGSKITPFNDTLWRTWIPDSDYLVLKSAALRVVTPNPPVYRPGGATKEVAPDNVYMTAQEMNKKNVTAFAEFNISWKFPVVDHVQYFVRLHFCDIVSLALNQLYFNVYINGMMAKQDVDLSLLTVHTLASPYYIDFVVGMEDSGPIQISVGPSALSSSSMKNAILNGVEIMKILNSKPARRGDTKGNRVLIVICGVVGGFALLSLVAFAVFVAIKCRKKKSKPSESIGWTPLRGTGGSAYSRVTEASASPHGAGLKIPFEEVQIATNDFDRSLIIGSGGFGMVYKGVFRDGTTVAVKRAMPGSRQGLPEFHSEISVLSKIRHRHLVSMVGFCEEQSEMILAYEYMEKGPLKKHLYGGAVPTLSWKQRLDICIGSARGLHYLHTGFAQGIIHRDIKSTNILLDDSYVAKVADFGLSRSGPHIDQTHVSTDVKGSFGYLDPEYFRRQQLTDKSDVYSFGVVLLEVLCARPALDPLLAREQVNLAEWALEFQKAGRLEEIIDPKIKDEIKAPCLKKFGETAQKCLAEYGVDRPTMGDVLWNLEYALQLQEGQNRAAETDDSSNTITTETYTTTVVPGDLANVIAIVDTSDESIGRSTSKVFSQLITSHGR from the coding sequence ATGAACTTCAAAGTTTCAAACTTTCTTTATCCTTTGCTATTTTCATGTTATTTCAGCTCATTTTCAGTAGCATCATTCACACCAACAGATAATTACCTTATTAACTGTGGttcaaacaatgaaacaacaattGATAATCGTGTTTTCATTGGTGATTTAACAAAACCCAAGTATTTATCTATTGATTATTCAACTAAATCATCACTAATTACAGTTTTTGATGCAAACCCACCTCAAAATTTACCTGAAATTTACAAAACAGCAAGAATTTTTACAGGTGGGTCCATTACATATGTGTTCAACATCAAGGGTAAAATGGGAATTCACTTGGTACGTCTACATTTTTACCCTTTCAATTCTCAGAATTATAATCTTAGTTCTGCAGTTTTTACAGTTTCTGTTAATGGGTATTTACTGTTTCAAGGATTTACCCCTAAACCTGATGCTATGATGTTAAGGGAGTTTATACTGACAGTAAACAGTGAAAAACTTGACATTGTTTTTACTCCTGTTGGTGAAAAAAGTTTTGGTTTTGTGAATGCTATTGAGGTAATTTCTGCTCCTGATAGTTTATTTGTTGATGTTGGTGTGCCTTTTGTTAGTCCAAATGGTGTAAATTTAGGGTTTGTGAATTTATCATCAGAAGTATTAGAGACTGTTCATAGGATTAATGTGGGTGGTTCAAAGATTACGCCTTTTAATGATACGCTTTGGAGGACTTGGATCCCTGATTCTGATTACCTTGTTTTGAAATCGGCCGCTTTAAGGGTGGTTACCCCAAACCCTCCTGTTTATAGACCTGGTGGTGCTACTAAGGAAGTCGCCCCGGATAATGTTTATATGACTGCACAGGAGATGAATAAGAAGAATGTGACTGCATTCGCGGAGTTTAATATTAGTTGGAAGTTTCCTGTGGTGGATCATGTTCAATATTTTGTTAGGCTGCATTTCTGTGATATTGTTAGTCTCGCGCTGAATCAGCTGTATTTTAATGTGTATATTAATGGGATGATGGCTAAACAAGACGTGGATTTGTCGTTACTGACTGTACACACGCTTGCGTCCCCTTATTATATTGATTTTGTTGTGGGAATGGAGGATTCAGGACCAATTCAGATAAGTGTTGGTCCGTCTGCATTGAGTAGTTCTTCGATGAAAAATGCTATATTGAATGGAGTAGAGATTATGAAGATATTGAATAGTAAGCCAGCGAGGCGTGGAGATACTAAGGGAAATCGTGTGTTGATTGTGATTTGTGGGGTTGTTGGCGGGTTTGCTCTTTTGAGTTTGGTTGCTTTTGCTGTTTTTGTTGCAATCAAATGCAGGAAGAAGAAATCTAAGCCTTCTGAAAGCATCGGGTGGACCCCACTGCGCGGTACTGGAGGAAGTGCCTATAGTAGAGTTACTGAGGCCAGTGCTTCTCCACATGGGGCGGGGTTGAAGATCCCGTTTGAGGAAGTACAAATTGCAACAAATGATTTTGACAGAAGTTTGATTATCGGTTCTGGTGGATTTGGAATGGTGTACAAAGGGGTTTTTCGAGATGGGACCACAGTTGCAGTCAAACGAGCTATGCCGGGTTCTAGGCAGGGTCTCCCTGAGTTCCATTCTGAAATATCGGTTTTATCAAAAATAAGACACCGTCATCTTGTCTCAATGGTAGGCTTTTGTGAGGAGCAGTCGGAGATGATCCTAGCGTATGAATACATGGAGAAAGGGCCTTTGAAGAAGCATCTGTATGGTGGAGCCGTGCCAACGTTGTCTTGGAAACAAAGACTTGATATTTGCATTGGTTCGGCCAGAGGTCTTCATTACTTGCATACCGGCTTTGCTCAGGGAATCATCCATCGAgacatcaaatccaccaacatACTACTCGATGACAGTTATGTTGCCAAGGTGGCTGATTTCGGTCTTTCAAGATCCGGACCCCACATTGATCAGACCCATGTAAGCACTGATGTAAAGGGTAGCTTCGGGTATCTAGACCCAGAATATTTCCGAAGGCAACAACTTACAGATAAATCCGATGTCTACTCATTTGGGGTGGTTTTACTCGAGGTGCTTTGTGCCAGACCGGCCTTAGACCCCTTACTCGCTCGGGAACAGGTAAATTTAGCCGAATGGGCATTGGAGTTCCAAAAGGCAGGACGTCTCGAGGAAATCATTGACCCCAAAATCAAGGATGAAATAAAAGCACCATGTTTGAAGAAATTTGGGGAAACAGCACAAAAATGTTTAGCAGAATACGGCGTAGATAGGCCAACCATGGGTGATGTCCTGTGGAACTTGGAGTATGCATTGCAACTTCAAGAGGGTCAAAATAGAGCCGCGGAAACAGATGATTCGAGCAACACGATTACTACAGAAACGTATACGACAACAGTTGTTCCTGGTGATCTTGCCAATGTTATTGCCATTGTGGATACTAGTGATGAGAGTATAGGAAGATCAACTAGTAAAGTTTTTTCTCAGTTAATTACTAGTCATGGTAGATAG
- the LOC141606813 gene encoding uncharacterized protein LOC141606813 isoform X2 produces the protein MITVGLELTNFIDPNLTWKTVSKGRNSSKRSRKPFPKSLELDQDLGKKQFQRLSGTHSLESDKSDVLVQRRGFGNMEHVPIKKRRFLFRSPSPPPQSPKHCEESKELDNSRCTLDQQTCANGNTEKVVTATAFSESLCKNSVTDNNAENNASFFNVVPVSNEDFSGITMLAAAACSSELDCTVGDVEKSKIGDVLKRDDNESFASATILKENIATSKSTDSLGEATGQFMEEDCVANLPINSTEHVCLKSSNDDGSSPTNEFLIAKPNESVVSTVSREESVERCGSSDALNNVVRPVEDKPTDSPNKAIEIAGKTAATFVPRKYWDLNTIMDEWDHPIEDTFAGSCMQSAEVAPTIGMSFEKSLNVETSIAAERVLAKESGERLDDKTEACAAPVSMVFSDSGGFPDVVTAFNKSVSSLDVPSDLVTSGLKGNCSLYDTNSHAIETTSSCVLETKPQWVVVAEADSDIDKEPKNSMNSKGQYSFQTELHKIDSSLVPLTENASCEVKAVDCGCTDAKEKNASDENDEEASITCPSASTNFLGASNSNIAALSASLSGNVLCKASDIGSANYRPQEHMTFLDANVNNSLETASQLSNTQSSCIETPMVKLKVSDGAHNSSSMEVLVAPLATISNSDTTPDTSRRDYQMDVPNVSETSISVNPTGKVVKHLGSTTPENHGGGPKLHSLNEVSSELVNNNANVASARGYDLHLEDGELRESVGHGWEDNEGDTLAEDSEKQSRGLDDKSVDVQHQSCLSTVDTKATDSFKRDSPLLKPCLGAPLIGQDRVEGDCKGASASADSIRSRSSNFGIMHHADCPNARHKPLVQTDLCCDPSQNVGLKSVLADSGPEEGRDRVYQPRNISAPRSGYNSMRRGSSGERDNFHGTRMGNSRDNTLDGNSRSKFDRFSGGINRGFREGYQRPGTFNHSGEGRRSFSPRENRQDSHYPRSNRKSRSRSRTRSPDYRSEARAGRARLPYHPPGHSANYIRGGRSSGRGRGFNQRPRFDNMGSPGRLRSNDGPMRFHDTNRDPDYEENNHYRRKPLFIRNDRRSRSRSRSFSPDYRPDTRVGSMRGSYQHTGGRGRRSPPVRPFRQFQRYDNGESPGERFNDNSQSSRGNDYDNGGNDFRRKPRNIFERIHPRHHDEDGDSRQFQYDDQDNNNNNNRNFRRNENYGRGGGRRPMDFRREDRSNNNNNSNVRYDSDRMFDSGPKQFRGMRGS, from the exons ATGATCACAGTTGGCCTGGAACTTACCAACTTCATTGATCCCAATTTAACTTGGAAGACGGTATCTAAAGGCAGGAATTCATCTAAGCGCTCAAGAAAACCTTTTCCAAAGTCTTTGGAACTGGATCAAGATCTAGGAAAAAAGCAGTTTCAACGATTGAGTGGAACACATAGTTTGGAATCTGATAAG TCTGACGTATTGGTTCAACGGAGGGGATTTGGCAATATGGAGCATGTACCTAtcaagaaaaggagatttctttttcGTTCTCCTTCTCCACCTCCCCAATCTCCAAAGCACTGTGAAGAGTCTAAGGAGCTTGATAATAGTCGGTGCACTTTAGACCAGCAAACATGTGCCAATGGAAACACAGAGAAAGTGGTCACTGCAACTGCCTTTTCTGAATCGTTATGCAAAAATAGTGTTACGGATAATAACGCTGAGAATAATGCAAGCTTTTTCAATGTAGTACCTGTTTCCAACGAGGATTTCTCGGGCATTACTATGCTAGCTGCTGCTGCCTGCAGTAGTGAATTAGATTGTACTGTGGGGGATGTTGAAAAGTCCAAGATTGGTGACGTGCTGAAAAGAGATGATAACGAGTCTTTTGCTTCTGCAACCATCTTGAAAGAAAATATTGCCACCTCTAAATCAACTGATTCTCTTGGAGAGGCTACAGGACAGTTTATGGAGGAAGATTGCGTGGCTAATTTGCCAATTAACAGTACTGAACATGTTTGCTTGAAGAGTAGTAATGATGATGGTAGTAGTCCGACAAACGAGTTTTTAATAGCAAAGCCAAATGAATCAGTTGTATCTACAGTCAGCAGGGAAGAAAGTGTTGAGAGGTGTGGATCGTCTGATGCCCTAAATAATGTTGTTCGGCCCGTAGAAGATAAACCAACAGATTCCCCAAATAAAGCTATCGAGATTGCCGGTAAAACAGCCGCCACTTTTGTTCCAAGAAAGTACTGGGATCTAAATACCATTATGGATGAGTGGGACCATCCTATCGAGGATACTTTTGCTGGTTCATGTATGCAGTCTGCGGAAGTTGCACCAACTATCGGTATGAGTTTCGAGAAGTCGCTGAATGTAGAAACATCTATTGCAGCAGAGAGAGTTCTAGCAAAAGAGAGTGGTGAGAGacttgatgataaaactgaaGCCTGTGCGGCGCCTGTAAGCATGGTTTTTTCAGATTCTGGAGGATTTCCTGACGTGGTTACTGCCTTTAACAAGTCAGTGAGTAGTTTAGATGTGCCATCTGATCTTGTTACAAGCGGTTTAAAAGGAAATTGTTCACTTTATGACACAAACAGTCATGCTATAGAAACAACTTCGAGTTGTGTCCTGGAAACAAAACCTCAATGGGTTGTGGTTGCAGAAGCAGATTCAGATATTGATAAAGAACCCAAGAATTCGATGAACTCTAAGGGCCAGTATAGTTTCCAAACTGAGTTGCATAAAATTGATTCTTCATTGGTGCCACTGACGGAGAATGCTTCGTGTGAGGTTAAGGCTGTTGACTGTGGATGTACCGACGCCAAAGAAAAGAACGCCTCAGATGAAAATGATGAGGAGGCTAGTATTACTTGTCCATCAGCTTCAACTAATTTTCTTGGTGCTAGTAATAGTAATATTGCTGCATTGAGTGCATCACTTTCAGGGAATGTATTGTGCAAGGCCAGTGATATAGGGTCTGCAAATTATAGACCTCAGGAACACATGACATTTTTGGATGCAAATGTGAATAACTCTTTGGAAACCGCTTCCCAGCTATCGAATACACAATCTTCTTGTATCGAGACGCCGATGGTTAAGTTGAAAGTTTCTGATGGTGCACATAACTCGAGCAGTATGGAAGTATTAGTTGCACCTTTAGCAACCATCAGCAATAGCGATACTACTCCAGATACATCTAGACGTGATTATCAGATGGATGTACCCAATGTTTCCGAAACTTCTATTTCGGTAAATCCTACCGGTAAAGTTGTGAAGCATTTGGGTTCTACTACTCCTGAGAATCATGGTGGTGGTCCTAAGTTACATTCATTGAATGAAGTTTCCAGTGAATTAGTTAATAATAATGCAAATGTGGCCAGTGCTCGGGGTTATGATCTTCATTTAGAAGACGGGGAATTGAGAGAGTCAGTTGGACATGGCTGGGAGGATAACGAAG GAGACACTCTTGCTGAGGATTCTGAAAAACAGAGCCGTGGGCTTGATGATAAGAGTGTGGATGTCCAGCATCAAAGTTGCTTGTCGACAGTCGATACTAAGGCGACAGATAGTTTTAAACGAGATTCTCCATTGTTAAAACCGTGTTTAGGGGCCCCGCTTATAGGGCAAGATAGAGTAGAGGGAGATTGCAAAGGTGCCTCCGCGAGTGCTGATTCTATAAGAAGCAG ATCCAGCAACTTTGGCATTATGCATCACGCCGATTGTCCTAATGCCAGGCACAAGCCTCTGGTGCAAACAGACCTGTGCTGTGATCCATCTCAGAATGTTGGTTTGAAAAGTGTCTTAGCTGACTCTGGTCCAGAAGAAGGTAGGGATAGAGTATACCAGCCGCGTAATATCTCTGCACCACGTAGTGGATATAATTCGATGAGAAGAGGTTCATCTGGAGAGAGAGACAATTTTCATGGTACAAGGATGGGAAACAGCCGAGATAATACCTTGGACGGTAATTCAAGAAGCAAATTTGACAGATTTTCAGGTGGGATTAACCGGGGATTTAGAGAGGGATACCAGAGACCTGGGACGTTCAATCATAGTGGCGAAGGGAGGAGGAGCTTTTCACCCCGTGAAAATCGACAAGACTCCCATTATCCTCGGAGTAATCGAAAATCTAGATCAAGGTCGAGAACTCGCTCACCTGATTACAGGTCTGAAGCTAGAGCGGGACGAGCCAGGTTGCCATATCATCCACCTGGCCACTCAGCTAACTACATTAGGGGAGGGAGATCATCTGGTAGAGGTAGGGGTTTCAATCAAAGACCAAGATTTGACAATATGGGTTCGCCCGGAAGATTGAGATCAAACGACGGTCCTATGAGATTTCATGATACAAATCGAGACCCCGACTATGAGGAAAACAATCACTATCGGAGAAAACCTCTATTTATTCGCAATGACCGGAGATCTCGGTCTAGATCCAGAAGCTTTTCTCCAGATTACAGGCCCGATACTCGAGTTGGCTCGATGCGGGGCTCTTACCAGCATACAGGAGGTAGGGGGAGGAGATCACCACCTGTGAGACCATTTCGACAATTCCAAAGATATGACAATGGGGAATCACCGGGTGAGAGATTCAACGATAACTCTCAGTCGAGCAGGGGAAATGATTATGATAACGGGGGAAACGACTTCAGGAGGAAGCCTCGGAATATCTTTGAAAGAATTCATCCAAGACATCATGATGAGGACGGAGATAGTCGACAATTCCAATACGATGATCaagataacaacaacaataataatcggAATTTCCGACGAAATGAAAACTATGGGAGGGGTGGTGGTAGGAGGCCAATGGATTTCAGAAGGGAAGATagaagtaataataataataacagtaatgtCAGATATGATTCTGATCGGATGTTCGATTCCGGCCCCAAACAGTTTAGAGGTATGAGAGGCTCTTGA
- the LOC141606813 gene encoding uncharacterized protein LOC141606813 isoform X1: MITVGLELTNFIDPNLTWKTVSKGRNSSKRSRKPFPKSLELDQDLGKKQFQRLSGTHSLESDKSDVLVQRRGFGNMEHVPIKKRRFLFRSPSPPPQSPKHCEESKELDNSRCTLDQQTCANGNTEKVVTATAFSESLCKNSVTDNNAENNASFFNVVPVSNEDFSGITMLAAAACSSELDCTVGDVEKSKIGDVLKRDDNESFASATILKENIATSKSTDSLGEATGQFMEEDCVANLPINSTEHVCLKSSNDDGSSPTNEFLIAKPNESVVSTVSREESVERCGSSDALNNVVRPVEDKPTDSPNKAIEIAGKTAATFVPRKYWDLNTIMDEWDHPIEDTFAGSCMQSAEVAPTIGMSFEKSLNVETSIAAERVLAKESGERLDDKTEACAAPVSMVFSDSGGFPDVVTAFNKSVSSLDVPSDLVTSGLKGNCSLYDTNSHAIETTSSCVLETKPQWVVVAEADSDIDKEPKNSMNSKGQYSFQTELHKIDSSLVPLTENASCEVKAVDCGCTDAKEKNASDENDEEASITCPSASTNFLGASNSNIAALSASLSGNVLCKASDIGSANYRPQEHMTFLDANVNNSLETASQLSNTQSSCIETPMVKLKVSDGAHNSSSMEVLVAPLATISNSDTTPDTSRRDYQMDVPNVSETSISVNPTGKVVKHLGSTTPENHGGGPKLHSLNEVSSELVNNNANVASARGYDLHLEDGELRESVGHGWEDNEGEDNETEHVDYDSDDREGIIFEAPNDSFQLSGDTLAEDSEKQSRGLDDKSVDVQHQSCLSTVDTKATDSFKRDSPLLKPCLGAPLIGQDRVEGDCKGASASADSIRSRSSNFGIMHHADCPNARHKPLVQTDLCCDPSQNVGLKSVLADSGPEEGRDRVYQPRNISAPRSGYNSMRRGSSGERDNFHGTRMGNSRDNTLDGNSRSKFDRFSGGINRGFREGYQRPGTFNHSGEGRRSFSPRENRQDSHYPRSNRKSRSRSRTRSPDYRSEARAGRARLPYHPPGHSANYIRGGRSSGRGRGFNQRPRFDNMGSPGRLRSNDGPMRFHDTNRDPDYEENNHYRRKPLFIRNDRRSRSRSRSFSPDYRPDTRVGSMRGSYQHTGGRGRRSPPVRPFRQFQRYDNGESPGERFNDNSQSSRGNDYDNGGNDFRRKPRNIFERIHPRHHDEDGDSRQFQYDDQDNNNNNNRNFRRNENYGRGGGRRPMDFRREDRSNNNNNSNVRYDSDRMFDSGPKQFRGMRGS; encoded by the exons ATGATCACAGTTGGCCTGGAACTTACCAACTTCATTGATCCCAATTTAACTTGGAAGACGGTATCTAAAGGCAGGAATTCATCTAAGCGCTCAAGAAAACCTTTTCCAAAGTCTTTGGAACTGGATCAAGATCTAGGAAAAAAGCAGTTTCAACGATTGAGTGGAACACATAGTTTGGAATCTGATAAG TCTGACGTATTGGTTCAACGGAGGGGATTTGGCAATATGGAGCATGTACCTAtcaagaaaaggagatttctttttcGTTCTCCTTCTCCACCTCCCCAATCTCCAAAGCACTGTGAAGAGTCTAAGGAGCTTGATAATAGTCGGTGCACTTTAGACCAGCAAACATGTGCCAATGGAAACACAGAGAAAGTGGTCACTGCAACTGCCTTTTCTGAATCGTTATGCAAAAATAGTGTTACGGATAATAACGCTGAGAATAATGCAAGCTTTTTCAATGTAGTACCTGTTTCCAACGAGGATTTCTCGGGCATTACTATGCTAGCTGCTGCTGCCTGCAGTAGTGAATTAGATTGTACTGTGGGGGATGTTGAAAAGTCCAAGATTGGTGACGTGCTGAAAAGAGATGATAACGAGTCTTTTGCTTCTGCAACCATCTTGAAAGAAAATATTGCCACCTCTAAATCAACTGATTCTCTTGGAGAGGCTACAGGACAGTTTATGGAGGAAGATTGCGTGGCTAATTTGCCAATTAACAGTACTGAACATGTTTGCTTGAAGAGTAGTAATGATGATGGTAGTAGTCCGACAAACGAGTTTTTAATAGCAAAGCCAAATGAATCAGTTGTATCTACAGTCAGCAGGGAAGAAAGTGTTGAGAGGTGTGGATCGTCTGATGCCCTAAATAATGTTGTTCGGCCCGTAGAAGATAAACCAACAGATTCCCCAAATAAAGCTATCGAGATTGCCGGTAAAACAGCCGCCACTTTTGTTCCAAGAAAGTACTGGGATCTAAATACCATTATGGATGAGTGGGACCATCCTATCGAGGATACTTTTGCTGGTTCATGTATGCAGTCTGCGGAAGTTGCACCAACTATCGGTATGAGTTTCGAGAAGTCGCTGAATGTAGAAACATCTATTGCAGCAGAGAGAGTTCTAGCAAAAGAGAGTGGTGAGAGacttgatgataaaactgaaGCCTGTGCGGCGCCTGTAAGCATGGTTTTTTCAGATTCTGGAGGATTTCCTGACGTGGTTACTGCCTTTAACAAGTCAGTGAGTAGTTTAGATGTGCCATCTGATCTTGTTACAAGCGGTTTAAAAGGAAATTGTTCACTTTATGACACAAACAGTCATGCTATAGAAACAACTTCGAGTTGTGTCCTGGAAACAAAACCTCAATGGGTTGTGGTTGCAGAAGCAGATTCAGATATTGATAAAGAACCCAAGAATTCGATGAACTCTAAGGGCCAGTATAGTTTCCAAACTGAGTTGCATAAAATTGATTCTTCATTGGTGCCACTGACGGAGAATGCTTCGTGTGAGGTTAAGGCTGTTGACTGTGGATGTACCGACGCCAAAGAAAAGAACGCCTCAGATGAAAATGATGAGGAGGCTAGTATTACTTGTCCATCAGCTTCAACTAATTTTCTTGGTGCTAGTAATAGTAATATTGCTGCATTGAGTGCATCACTTTCAGGGAATGTATTGTGCAAGGCCAGTGATATAGGGTCTGCAAATTATAGACCTCAGGAACACATGACATTTTTGGATGCAAATGTGAATAACTCTTTGGAAACCGCTTCCCAGCTATCGAATACACAATCTTCTTGTATCGAGACGCCGATGGTTAAGTTGAAAGTTTCTGATGGTGCACATAACTCGAGCAGTATGGAAGTATTAGTTGCACCTTTAGCAACCATCAGCAATAGCGATACTACTCCAGATACATCTAGACGTGATTATCAGATGGATGTACCCAATGTTTCCGAAACTTCTATTTCGGTAAATCCTACCGGTAAAGTTGTGAAGCATTTGGGTTCTACTACTCCTGAGAATCATGGTGGTGGTCCTAAGTTACATTCATTGAATGAAGTTTCCAGTGAATTAGTTAATAATAATGCAAATGTGGCCAGTGCTCGGGGTTATGATCTTCATTTAGAAGACGGGGAATTGAGAGAGTCAGTTGGACATGGCTGGGAGGATAACGAAGGTGAGGATAACGAGACTGAGCATGTGGATTATGATTCTGATGATAGAGAGGGTATCATATTTGAAGCTCCTAATGATTCTTTCCAACTGTCAGGAGACACTCTTGCTGAGGATTCTGAAAAACAGAGCCGTGGGCTTGATGATAAGAGTGTGGATGTCCAGCATCAAAGTTGCTTGTCGACAGTCGATACTAAGGCGACAGATAGTTTTAAACGAGATTCTCCATTGTTAAAACCGTGTTTAGGGGCCCCGCTTATAGGGCAAGATAGAGTAGAGGGAGATTGCAAAGGTGCCTCCGCGAGTGCTGATTCTATAAGAAGCAG ATCCAGCAACTTTGGCATTATGCATCACGCCGATTGTCCTAATGCCAGGCACAAGCCTCTGGTGCAAACAGACCTGTGCTGTGATCCATCTCAGAATGTTGGTTTGAAAAGTGTCTTAGCTGACTCTGGTCCAGAAGAAGGTAGGGATAGAGTATACCAGCCGCGTAATATCTCTGCACCACGTAGTGGATATAATTCGATGAGAAGAGGTTCATCTGGAGAGAGAGACAATTTTCATGGTACAAGGATGGGAAACAGCCGAGATAATACCTTGGACGGTAATTCAAGAAGCAAATTTGACAGATTTTCAGGTGGGATTAACCGGGGATTTAGAGAGGGATACCAGAGACCTGGGACGTTCAATCATAGTGGCGAAGGGAGGAGGAGCTTTTCACCCCGTGAAAATCGACAAGACTCCCATTATCCTCGGAGTAATCGAAAATCTAGATCAAGGTCGAGAACTCGCTCACCTGATTACAGGTCTGAAGCTAGAGCGGGACGAGCCAGGTTGCCATATCATCCACCTGGCCACTCAGCTAACTACATTAGGGGAGGGAGATCATCTGGTAGAGGTAGGGGTTTCAATCAAAGACCAAGATTTGACAATATGGGTTCGCCCGGAAGATTGAGATCAAACGACGGTCCTATGAGATTTCATGATACAAATCGAGACCCCGACTATGAGGAAAACAATCACTATCGGAGAAAACCTCTATTTATTCGCAATGACCGGAGATCTCGGTCTAGATCCAGAAGCTTTTCTCCAGATTACAGGCCCGATACTCGAGTTGGCTCGATGCGGGGCTCTTACCAGCATACAGGAGGTAGGGGGAGGAGATCACCACCTGTGAGACCATTTCGACAATTCCAAAGATATGACAATGGGGAATCACCGGGTGAGAGATTCAACGATAACTCTCAGTCGAGCAGGGGAAATGATTATGATAACGGGGGAAACGACTTCAGGAGGAAGCCTCGGAATATCTTTGAAAGAATTCATCCAAGACATCATGATGAGGACGGAGATAGTCGACAATTCCAATACGATGATCaagataacaacaacaataataatcggAATTTCCGACGAAATGAAAACTATGGGAGGGGTGGTGGTAGGAGGCCAATGGATTTCAGAAGGGAAGATagaagtaataataataataacagtaatgtCAGATATGATTCTGATCGGATGTTCGATTCCGGCCCCAAACAGTTTAGAGGTATGAGAGGCTCTTGA